The following coding sequences lie in one Silene latifolia isolate original U9 population chromosome 5, ASM4854445v1, whole genome shotgun sequence genomic window:
- the LOC141655054 gene encoding uncharacterized protein LOC141655054: MAHPEAIKLFRAYPYVVLMDSTYKTNIYQNPLIEMVGVTPTGSSFLIACAMIPTESDVNYQWLLRKLAAILDATGVASPAVFVTDRELGLISALEQVFPRAEHLLCRWHVNKAVNAKALTTYQTESMRKFVISNDEDGWFKVINSILRNRFSVRGSVSNAWLKSKHLTLDSMWSRIHGMLESQHSKIKKELEDEMSKPWRTSRTFSLLQGNVSTKAIELMEKELTRGLGLGIGLNDRCRHVMRTTHGLPCACNLVSLHGKGRRVHLEDIHVFWKTLVYDIPQQMPRNDGDLWDELANDMRHDDPVKLRAAIDLLRDFQRPEDQEILPPPINEHAKGRPRGSTTRNKSGFEHARRKFGTPSTHCSTNARGSTKKW; encoded by the exons ATGGCTCATCctgaagcgattaagttgttcCGGGCTTATCCTTATGTGGTCCTCATGGATTCGACTTATAAAACCAACATTTACCAGAATCCACTCATTGAGATGGTTGGTGTGACACCCACGGGATCGTCCTTCTTAATTGCATGTGCGATGATTCCTACCGAGTCTGACGTGAATTACCAGTGGTTGTTGAGAAAGTTAGCTGCGATTTTAGATGCCACCGGAGTTGCGTCCCCTGCTGTATTTGTCACCGACCGGGAATTGGGTTTGATCAGCGCTCTTGAGCAAGTATTTCCCCGGGCTGAGCATTTGTTGTGTAGATGGCATGTGAACAAAGCCGTCAATGCAAAAGCCTTGACAACATACCAAACTGAAAGTATGAGGAAATTTGTCATCTCAAATGATGAAGATGGTTGGTTTAAGGTGATCAATTCGATTCTGAGGAATCGTTTCAGCGTGCGTGGCAGTGTTTCCAAC GCTTGGTTGAAGTCAAAGCATCTCACACTTGACTCCATGTGGTCCCGTATCCACGGCATGCTTGAAAGTCAACACTCGAAGATTAAGAAAGAACTCGAAGATGAAATGAGTAAACCTTGGAGAACATCTCGTACTTTCTCCTTATTGCAAGGAAACGTGTCTACTAAGGCCATAGAGTTAATGGAGAAAGAACTTACTAGAGGCCTTGGTTTGGGTATCGGATTGAATGATCGATGCCGACACGTGATGCGAACGACTCATGGATTACCTTGTGCATGCAATTTGGTATCTTTGCACGGAAAAGGTAGGAGGGTCCATCTCGAGGATATTCATGTCTTTTGGAAGACATTGGTGTATGATATTCCTCAACAAATGCCGAGAAATGACGGTGATTTATGGGATGAATTAGCGAATGATATGAGGCACGATGACCCGGTTAAACTAAGGGCGGCCATAGACTTGTTGCGTGATTTCCAAAGACCGGAGGACCAAGAGATTTTGCCACCCCCTATTAATGAGCATGCGAAAGGTCGTCCAAGAGGTTCAACCACTAGaaacaagtcgggttttgagcacGCGAGAAGGAAGTTCGGGACACCAAGTACTCACTGTTCAACAAATGCGAGAGGTTCAACAAAGAAATGGTGA